The DNA segment AACCACTTTGCCACCATTGCCGGGCGCAATGTGCTGGGGCAGTTCAATCAGAATTTCATTTCCATCGAGAACGTGTATGATTTCTTCCGCGAGACGAACGGATTCTACGCCAACGTAGGATTGGGACTTACCATCAATGGCTTTCCACTCACCTCGGTAATGGAACCAAGGGACCTGGTCTACGAGTTCCCTTTGGAATATGGCGATGCCGATAATTCCTTCGGGCAATACGGAGTGGATGTGCCGCAGTTCGGCTACTTCGGACAAAAGATAAGCCGACAGAACACGGTGGATGGCTGGGGCGAGTTGACCACGCGTTTTGGCACCTTCGATGCATTGAGGGTCTTCACGCTACTCAACATCACCGATACCTTCAGCATACAAGGTTTTGGATTTGAACAACCACGGCCGACACAGTTCGAAATCAAATGGTTAGCAAAGAATATTGGCGCACCTGTGCTTTCTGTAAGAGGACAGATCCTATTCAATCAGCGGGTGGTGAACACGGTAGAATACCTCGATTCGCTGAGAGATTTTACTGCCAGCACATTTCCTCCTGAGCCAGTAGACACGACCAGCAATCCAGCAGACACCACCTCATCTGGTATTTTTGATATCCTGACGCCAGAAAACATAGCGGTGCATCCTAACCCATTCACAGAATCCTTCCAGATTCGACTGAACCTACCTGAAGCGGCTATCCTGCACGTTCAGGTATTGGATATAACGGGTAAGATGGTGGCAGACCTGGGCATAAGAAGATTGTCTGCAGGCAGTCAACTTTGGAATTGTGACCTGAGTAGTTACGCTATCTCTTCAGGCCTGTATCATCTCGTCATTTCTGATAGCAACGGTGGCCGATTGGTGAAGAAAATGGTGCGGCAGTAGTTCCATATCGTAAGCTATCAGCTAGCTCAACCTTCAGTCAACGCTGCGAAACGCCTATTGTGGTTTGTACTTGGCCAAGCGGGCTTCCATATCTCGCGTCACCGCTTTCTTGTACGGTACGTCAGGCATGTTTTTCATTGCCTTCACATATTCCTTTATGTTCACCTTCTCGCTGCGCATGCGAATGCGTTTGAAAAACTTGGGTAGCATTTGTCCGGGCGCTTGCACGTGGTGCAATCCACCACTATAAACGAACACCAGTTCGCCATCGGGCATCATCTCCAGAATATCGGCCACTCCTCCCCTTACCGACATTGGCTTCCCATTCTTATCCAATCCATCAGCCCGCATCATTCTGCCTTCTGGAAGAATGATCACCACAGATTCGGGTAGAATCGCTTTCAAGAAGTTATCCCAGGTCTCATCCCGCTCGCGCGATATGGGAACCATCCTCGGTGCAATGAAGCTCAATATCCAACCAGCGAGCGGTCGATTCATCGTCACATCGGCCCCTGGAGCGATGATACGCCCAGCAATACGCCAGAGCATGCGCCATGGTGCAGCACCAAGAAACAAAGGTTCGAACAAACTGGTGTGATTGAGCAAGGCCAGCACTTTCATTCCAGCCCAAGGATCGCTTTCATGCGCATGCACCCACTCGTTCTCTACACGGTAGAAAAGTCGCGACCAAAGCTTAACACCAGCCAATACCATGAAATTGGCTACCCGTTGAATATGCATTCGCGAATATATACCACGTAGATCAATGGAATGTGACCAATATCAACGTTGTAAAAATGGCATTCAACCATCTAAAACTAAACGCAAGCATTGGTTTTTGTATACGGTTTAACGATTAAGGCTATTTTTCACTTCTGAATCATGGAATATAGGATTACTGAATGACCGAAGACCAGAAAATACTTTGGGCCAAGATCAAAGAATTTGAAATCGATGACATTGATTCTGAATTCACATTTACAGATAGGCTGTCGCGTGAGAATGCTTGGACCATGGAGTTCACCTTGCGAGCGGTTTATGAATACAAGAAGTTTCTTTTTCTTATCTGCACAGCCGACCATCCCCTCACGCCATCTGACCAAGTAGACCAAGTATGGCACCTGCACCTTATTTACACCCGATCGTACTGGCACGACCTATGCCGAGACACGATAAAACGTGACATACACCACGGCCCTACCAAAGGCGGCCAGCAGGAAAAGGATAAGTTCAAAGACTGGTATGCTGAGACCAAGCGGTTCTATGAACGGCAATTTGAAGCAATTCCACCTACCGATATCTGGCCACCAAGCAAGATCAGGTTTGGCGAAGTGATATTTACAAGGGTCAACCGCCATCGGAACTGGGTTCTCCCTAAGCTAAACATGAACAAGTACTAATGGAGATATTATCAAAGCTTACTCCTGCCGAAACGCATTTAGTTATGGCAACTACCGATGCGGAACTTAAGAATATGATGAAGTACACCTTCATGGATCTGCTACTGAAGCAGGTCATCCAAACAAAGAGGATCACAAAGCAAGCTCACCGAAACGACAGGGCACGTGTCTATACCTATGTGGTGGCAGGAAAGAATTTTCTGAGTTATAAACCTTTACGTCATGAAGAGATCTTCCTGAGCCCGTTTTACACATCTCAGAGCTTAGAGTTGTTATTCCGGCACTTGGTAACGATGGGGTTTCAGAACGCAGACGG comes from the Flavobacteriales bacterium genome and includes:
- a CDS encoding 1-acyl-sn-glycerol-3-phosphate acyltransferase, which produces MHIQRVANFMVLAGVKLWSRLFYRVENEWVHAHESDPWAGMKVLALLNHTSLFEPLFLGAAPWRMLWRIAGRIIAPGADVTMNRPLAGWILSFIAPRMVPISRERDETWDNFLKAILPESVVIILPEGRMMRADGLDKNGKPMSVRGGVADILEMMPDGELVFVYSGGLHHVQAPGQMLPKFFKRIRMRSEKVNIKEYVKAMKNMPDVPYKKAVTRDMEARLAKYKPQ
- a CDS encoding T9SS type A sorting domain-containing protein → MKTYYLGLLLTITCFVANAQQPISIVRTDMPNINDTFRYSIVDNLLGLIDLNDTGADMVWNYSTLGSFTQRVDTMVDPVFGTPLVYNITFSNFFDMNHFATIAGRNVLGQFNQNFISIENVYDFFRETNGFYANVGLGLTINGFPLTSVMEPRDLVYEFPLEYGDADNSFGQYGVDVPQFGYFGQKISRQNTVDGWGELTTRFGTFDALRVFTLLNITDTFSIQGFGFEQPRPTQFEIKWLAKNIGAPVLSVRGQILFNQRVVNTVEYLDSLRDFTASTFPPEPVDTTSNPADTTSSGIFDILTPENIAVHPNPFTESFQIRLNLPEAAILHVQVLDITGKMVADLGIRRLSAGSQLWNCDLSSYAISSGLYHLVISDSNGGRLVKKMVRQ